In one Aromatoleum aromaticum EbN1 genomic region, the following are encoded:
- the nuoH gene encoding NADH-quinone oxidoreductase subunit NuoH has product MEALLEPVVQLFGPAWPAVWTLTKIVAIIAPLMLCVAYLTLAERKVIGYMQVRIGPNRVGPKGLLQPIADGMKLLFKEIIVPTGASKGLFILGPILAIAPSLAAWAVVPFGEGMVLADVNAGLLFLLAITSVEVYGVIIAGWASNSKYPFLGSMRAAAQMVSYEVAMGFALICVLLISASLNLTDIVRSQGQGQFHEMGLSFLSWNWIPLFPMFIVFLISGIAETNRAPFDVVEGESEVVAGHMVEYSGMAFALFFLAEYANMILVSILTSVLFVGGWLSPVSFLPDGFFWLALKTAFFLFVFLWARATFPRFRYDHIMRLGWKVFIPITLVWVIVVAVWMMSPLSIWK; this is encoded by the coding sequence ATGGAAGCTTTGCTCGAACCCGTGGTGCAGTTGTTCGGGCCTGCGTGGCCCGCCGTGTGGACCCTCACGAAGATCGTTGCGATCATCGCGCCGTTGATGCTTTGTGTAGCGTATCTGACCCTGGCGGAGCGCAAGGTCATCGGCTACATGCAGGTGCGGATCGGGCCGAACCGGGTCGGTCCGAAGGGACTGCTGCAGCCGATTGCCGACGGGATGAAGCTCCTTTTCAAGGAAATCATCGTCCCGACCGGCGCCAGCAAGGGGCTGTTCATCCTCGGCCCGATCCTGGCGATCGCGCCCTCGCTGGCAGCCTGGGCAGTGGTGCCGTTCGGCGAGGGAATGGTGCTTGCCGATGTCAACGCGGGGCTGCTGTTCCTGCTGGCAATCACGTCGGTCGAAGTGTATGGCGTCATCATCGCGGGTTGGGCGTCGAACTCGAAATACCCGTTTCTCGGTTCCATGCGGGCTGCAGCACAGATGGTGTCGTACGAAGTCGCGATGGGTTTCGCACTGATTTGTGTGCTGCTCATATCGGCGAGCCTCAATCTCACCGACATCGTTCGTTCGCAGGGACAGGGTCAATTCCACGAAATGGGTTTGTCGTTCCTGTCGTGGAACTGGATCCCGCTGTTTCCGATGTTCATCGTGTTCCTGATTTCGGGCATTGCGGAAACCAACCGCGCGCCGTTCGACGTCGTCGAAGGGGAGTCCGAAGTCGTGGCCGGCCACATGGTCGAGTATTCGGGGATGGCGTTCGCGCTGTTCTTCCTTGCCGAATACGCGAACATGATCCTGGTCTCGATCCTGACGTCGGTGCTGTTTGTCGGTGGCTGGCTGTCCCCGGTCAGTTTCCTGCCTGACGGGTTCTTCTGGCTGGCGTTGAAAACGGCATTTTTCCTGTTCGTGTTCCTGTGGGCGCGAGCAACGTTCCCGCGCTTTCGCTACGACCACATCATGCGGCTGGGCTGGAAGGTATTCATTCCCATCACCCTGGTGTGGGTGATCGTGGTGGCAGTGTGGATGATGTCTCCGCTGTCGATCTGGAAATGA
- the nuoG gene encoding NADH-quinone oxidoreductase subunit NuoG, with protein sequence MLEIEIDGKQVSVEDGSTVMDAATKIGAYIPHFCYHKKLSIAANCRMCLVQVEKAPKPLPACATPVTNGMKVWTRSDQAIKAQKGVMEFLLINHPLDCPICDQGGECQLQDLAVGYGASQSRYEEEKRVVFNKNLGPLVATDMTRCINCTRCVRFTTEIAGMMELGQAFRGEHAEIMPFIEKTLDSELSGNIIDLCPVGALTSKPFRFAARTWELSRRKSISPHDSLGSNLVVQVKHDIVKRVLPLENEAINECWLSDKDRFSYEGLNSEDRLTVPMIKQDGEWKEVDWQAALEFVANGLLATAKENGPATIGALASPHSTLEELHLLQKLARTLGTDNIDFRLRQWDFRADGHRSGAPWLGMAISEVAELNRLLIIGSSFRKEAPLLAQRVRQAAKRGLQVNAIHAASDDWLLPVRNRALVAPSAMVGMLLQVAGALAAEKGLSVADEIAPRVPAEISDEARAIAQSLSSGARVAVWLGNFAEQSEFAADLQVVAQEIARLSDGSLGFIGEAANSVGGYLAKAAPIVGGFNARQMVEQPLKSYLLLNAEPDLDFAHPVATMAALRGARLVVALSAFTSPALRSCATVLLPIAPFTETSGTFVNCEGRAQNFNAVARPRGEARPGWKVLRVLGNLLELEGFDQNDSEAVAAEVLSTDVAERLGNGVSGIELSARPAVAGGLERVSDVPIYFADPLVRRSPPLQKTRDAAAPSVRASSATLARLGFEAGARVRVRQGGAAVELAVVVDENVADKCVRIAAAHPVTAALSPMCGEISLERV encoded by the coding sequence ATGCTAGAGATCGAAATCGACGGCAAGCAGGTATCGGTCGAGGATGGCAGCACCGTGATGGATGCCGCGACCAAGATCGGTGCATACATTCCGCACTTCTGTTATCACAAGAAACTATCCATCGCGGCAAATTGCCGCATGTGTCTCGTTCAAGTCGAAAAGGCGCCGAAGCCGCTGCCCGCATGCGCGACTCCGGTCACCAACGGCATGAAAGTGTGGACGCGGTCGGACCAGGCGATCAAGGCGCAAAAGGGGGTGATGGAGTTTTTGCTCATCAACCACCCGCTCGATTGCCCGATCTGCGATCAGGGCGGCGAGTGCCAGTTGCAGGATCTCGCAGTCGGTTACGGCGCGAGCCAGTCCCGCTACGAGGAAGAAAAGCGCGTCGTGTTCAACAAGAACCTCGGCCCGCTCGTGGCGACCGACATGACGCGTTGCATCAACTGCACACGCTGCGTGCGCTTCACGACCGAAATTGCAGGCATGATGGAACTCGGCCAGGCATTTCGCGGCGAGCATGCCGAAATCATGCCGTTCATCGAAAAGACGCTGGACTCCGAGCTGTCGGGCAACATCATCGACCTTTGCCCTGTCGGTGCGCTGACGTCGAAGCCCTTCCGTTTCGCTGCGCGGACGTGGGAGCTTTCCCGGCGCAAATCGATCAGCCCGCACGATTCGCTCGGCTCTAACCTTGTCGTTCAGGTCAAACACGACATCGTCAAGCGTGTGCTGCCGCTCGAGAACGAGGCAATCAACGAGTGCTGGCTGTCCGACAAGGACCGTTTTTCGTACGAAGGCCTGAACAGCGAGGATCGGCTGACGGTCCCGATGATCAAGCAGGATGGTGAGTGGAAAGAAGTCGACTGGCAGGCAGCGCTCGAATTCGTCGCGAACGGTCTGCTCGCGACGGCGAAGGAGAATGGGCCTGCGACAATCGGCGCCCTGGCATCGCCTCATTCGACTCTCGAAGAATTGCACCTGTTGCAGAAACTCGCGCGCACGCTCGGTACCGACAACATCGACTTCCGGCTGCGCCAGTGGGATTTCCGCGCGGACGGTCACCGGAGCGGCGCTCCGTGGCTCGGGATGGCGATCTCCGAGGTCGCGGAGCTGAATCGGCTGCTGATCATCGGCAGCTCCTTCCGCAAGGAGGCACCGCTGCTGGCGCAGCGCGTGCGACAGGCGGCCAAGCGCGGGCTGCAGGTGAATGCGATTCATGCCGCAAGCGACGACTGGTTGTTGCCGGTCAGGAACCGGGCGCTGGTCGCTCCGTCGGCAATGGTCGGCATGCTGCTGCAGGTCGCGGGAGCTCTGGCGGCCGAAAAAGGTCTGTCGGTTGCAGACGAAATTGCTCCCCGCGTGCCTGCCGAGATCTCGGATGAAGCGCGTGCGATCGCGCAGAGTCTCTCCTCGGGCGCTCGCGTTGCCGTGTGGCTGGGCAATTTTGCGGAACAGTCCGAATTCGCCGCTGACCTGCAGGTCGTCGCACAGGAGATCGCCCGCTTGAGCGATGGATCCCTGGGCTTCATCGGCGAAGCGGCAAACAGCGTCGGCGGGTATCTCGCGAAGGCGGCACCCATCGTCGGCGGGTTCAACGCCCGGCAGATGGTCGAGCAGCCGCTGAAATCCTATCTGCTGCTCAATGCCGAGCCGGATCTCGATTTTGCGCATCCCGTCGCAACGATGGCGGCACTGCGCGGCGCGCGGCTGGTCGTAGCGCTGTCCGCATTTACGTCGCCAGCGCTGCGCTCCTGTGCAACCGTGCTGCTGCCGATTGCTCCCTTTACCGAAACGTCCGGCACGTTCGTCAATTGTGAAGGCAGGGCGCAGAACTTCAACGCCGTCGCGCGTCCGCGCGGCGAGGCTCGACCCGGCTGGAAAGTGCTTCGCGTTCTCGGCAACCTGCTCGAACTGGAAGGGTTCGACCAGAACGATTCCGAGGCGGTCGCCGCGGAAGTGCTGTCTACCGACGTCGCCGAGCGCCTCGGGAACGGCGTGTCGGGCATCGAGCTTTCGGCGCGTCCTGCTGTTGCAGGCGGGCTGGAGCGCGTAAGCGACGTGCCGATCTATTTCGCCGATCCGCTGGTGCGCCGGTCGCCTCCGCTGCAGAAGACGCGGGATGCCGCCGCACCGTCCGTTCGGGCGAGCTCGGCAACCTTGGCGCGCCTGGGATTCGAAGCAGGAGCACGGGTTCGGGTAAGGCAGGGCGGGGCCGCCGTTGAACTCGCTGTCGTCGTCGATGAAAACGTCGCCGACAAGTGCGTTCGCATTGCTGCCGCTCATCCTGTGACCGCAGCCCTCAGCCCGATGTGCGGCGAAATCAGCCTGGAGCGTGTTTGA
- the nuoL gene encoding NADH-quinone oxidoreductase subunit L — protein MTDMQKLYLLVPLAPLAGALFAGLFGKAIGRAGAHIVTILGVAVALAASVVIYQDVQAGNTFNGTVYTWMRTGNLTLEVGFLIDSLTVMMMLVVSFVSLMVHIYTIGYMHDDPGYQRFFSYISLFTFSMLMLVMSNNFLQLFFGWEAVGLVSYLLIGFWYERPTAIYANLKAFMVNRVGDFGFLLGIGLIAVYAGSLDYAEVFAKAGELAAQDMAVTGWPLITAICICLFIGAMGKSAQVPLHVWLPDSMEGPTPISALIHAATMVTAGIFMVARMSPLFELSDVALSFVLVIGATTALFMGFLGIVQNDIKRVIAYSTLSQLGYMTVALGVSAYSAAVFHLMTHAFFKALLFLGAGSVIIGMHHDQDMRNMGGLWKYMPVTWFTSLLGSLALIGFPFFAGFYSKDSIIEAVHASTIPGAGYALFCVLFGVFITAFYSFRMYFLVFHGKERFGNGHGHHDHVGDHDDEEPSTDHHHGLAPGQKPHESPWVVTLPLVLLAIPSVVIGFFTIEPMLFGEWFKDVIHVGANHVGLSELAENFHGPVAMAVHGLQTAPFWLAMGGVGLAWFFYMVRPDIPAAIQRTFRPLHALLENKYFFDRFNEIVFAGGSRQLGKGLWKGSDQGLIDGIAVNGTARLVGWVAQVSRLFQTGHLYQYAFAMIIGVFILLTFWFNLG, from the coding sequence ATGACGGACATGCAAAAGCTTTATCTCCTGGTGCCGCTGGCACCGCTGGCCGGCGCACTCTTCGCCGGACTGTTCGGCAAGGCGATCGGACGCGCCGGCGCGCACATCGTCACGATCCTCGGTGTCGCAGTGGCGCTCGCGGCATCCGTGGTGATCTATCAGGACGTGCAGGCCGGGAATACCTTCAACGGAACCGTGTATACGTGGATGAGGACCGGAAACCTGACCCTCGAGGTCGGCTTCCTGATCGATTCGCTGACCGTGATGATGATGCTCGTCGTGAGCTTCGTGTCACTGATGGTGCACATCTACACGATTGGCTACATGCATGACGACCCGGGCTATCAGCGGTTCTTCAGCTATATCTCGCTGTTCACGTTTTCGATGCTGATGCTGGTGATGTCGAACAACTTCCTCCAGTTGTTCTTCGGCTGGGAAGCAGTGGGCCTCGTCTCGTACCTGCTTATCGGCTTCTGGTATGAGCGCCCGACGGCGATCTACGCGAACCTCAAGGCGTTCATGGTCAACCGCGTGGGCGACTTCGGGTTTCTGCTCGGCATCGGCCTGATCGCCGTCTACGCCGGAAGCCTCGATTACGCCGAAGTGTTCGCCAAAGCGGGCGAACTCGCCGCGCAGGACATGGCGGTCACGGGCTGGCCGCTGATCACCGCGATCTGCATCTGCCTGTTCATCGGCGCGATGGGAAAATCCGCACAGGTCCCGCTGCATGTCTGGCTTCCCGACTCGATGGAAGGCCCGACACCGATTTCCGCGCTGATTCACGCGGCGACGATGGTGACAGCCGGCATTTTCATGGTCGCGCGCATGTCGCCGCTGTTCGAGCTGTCGGACGTCGCGCTGTCGTTCGTGCTCGTGATCGGCGCAACCACCGCGCTCTTCATGGGTTTCCTCGGCATCGTCCAGAACGACATCAAGCGCGTCATCGCGTACTCGACGCTCTCGCAACTGGGCTACATGACCGTCGCCCTGGGTGTCTCGGCGTATTCGGCCGCAGTGTTCCATCTGATGACGCACGCGTTCTTCAAGGCGCTGCTGTTCCTCGGCGCCGGTTCGGTCATCATCGGCATGCATCACGATCAGGACATGCGCAACATGGGTGGCCTGTGGAAGTACATGCCCGTGACTTGGTTCACGTCGCTGCTGGGGTCGCTCGCGCTGATCGGCTTTCCGTTCTTCGCGGGTTTCTATTCGAAGGACTCGATCATCGAGGCGGTGCATGCTTCGACGATTCCGGGGGCCGGCTACGCGCTGTTCTGCGTGCTGTTCGGTGTCTTCATTACCGCATTTTATTCGTTCCGCATGTATTTCCTTGTTTTCCACGGCAAGGAGCGGTTCGGCAACGGCCATGGGCATCATGATCATGTCGGCGATCATGACGACGAGGAACCGTCTACCGATCACCATCACGGCCTGGCGCCCGGACAGAAGCCTCACGAGTCGCCGTGGGTCGTCACGCTGCCGCTGGTGCTGCTCGCGATCCCGTCGGTCGTGATCGGGTTCTTCACGATCGAGCCGATGCTGTTCGGAGAATGGTTCAAGGACGTGATTCACGTCGGCGCCAACCACGTGGGTCTGTCCGAACTGGCCGAAAACTTCCACGGGCCGGTGGCCATGGCGGTCCACGGGCTGCAGACCGCGCCGTTCTGGCTCGCGATGGGTGGCGTCGGGCTCGCCTGGTTCTTCTACATGGTGCGGCCGGACATTCCGGCAGCGATACAGCGCACCTTCCGGCCGTTGCATGCGCTGCTCGAGAACAAGTATTTCTTCGATCGTTTCAATGAAATCGTTTTTGCCGGCGGCTCGCGGCAACTCGGCAAGGGATTGTGGAAGGGCAGCGACCAGGGGTTGATCGACGGAATCGCGGTGAACGGGACCGCCAGGCTGGTCGGCTGGGTGGCACAGGTCAGCCGGCTGTTCCAGACGGGGCACCTCTACCAGTACGCGTTCGCGATGATCATCGGGGTCTTCATTCTGCTCACCTTCTGGTTCAACCTCGGTTGA
- the nuoN gene encoding NADH-quinone oxidoreductase subunit NuoN, translating to MNFVIPDFYPAAAEIFVAVMALIIMMATTFARRIARGLAYYLTQTTLVVAALITIGTMDGQVTLTFSNMFISDLMGDFLKVMIYFTVAIALLYGRGYLADRNIDRPEYYLLTLLMTLGMMVMVTSNHMLSLYIGLEMMSLSLYGMVAFDRESARSTEAAMKYFVLGALASGLLLYGMSMVYGATGSLEFSGIAQSIYHQAANKTVLLFGVVFLVAGIAFKLGVVPFHMWVPDVYQGAPTAVTLMISSAPKLAAFAMAMRLLVYGLFELAEQWQSMLMFLAVLSIILGNFAAIAQSSLKRMLAYSGISHMGFVLLGLLSGVVEGDRHFALNAYSSAMFYAVSYVIMSLASFGMVILLSRAGFEAENIDDFKGLNKRSSWFAAMMMVVMFSMAGIPFFIGFFAKLAVLQAVVAAGYVWLAVLAVMMSVIGAYYYLRVVKVMYFDEPVDSAPIRAPAEVRVMLSANGLAIAVLGLLPQGLMSVCAYALLASL from the coding sequence ATGAATTTCGTTATTCCCGACTTCTACCCCGCGGCGGCCGAGATTTTTGTTGCCGTGATGGCGCTCATCATCATGATGGCGACGACTTTTGCGCGGCGGATTGCACGCGGTCTGGCCTACTATCTGACCCAGACAACTCTGGTCGTCGCCGCGTTGATCACGATTGGGACAATGGACGGTCAGGTCACGTTGACTTTCAGCAACATGTTCATTTCGGACCTGATGGGGGATTTCCTCAAGGTCATGATCTACTTCACCGTCGCGATCGCCCTGCTGTACGGGCGAGGCTACCTTGCAGACCGCAACATCGACCGCCCCGAATACTATCTGCTCACGCTGCTGATGACGCTCGGCATGATGGTGATGGTCACGTCGAACCACATGTTGTCGCTGTACATCGGACTGGAGATGATGTCGCTGTCGCTTTACGGGATGGTGGCATTCGACCGCGAGTCGGCTCGTTCGACCGAAGCGGCGATGAAGTATTTCGTGCTCGGCGCGCTCGCGTCCGGCCTGCTGCTGTATGGCATGTCGATGGTTTATGGCGCAACCGGCAGCCTCGAGTTCTCGGGGATCGCGCAGTCGATCTATCACCAGGCTGCGAACAAGACCGTGCTGCTGTTCGGCGTGGTGTTCCTGGTCGCGGGAATCGCGTTCAAACTGGGAGTGGTGCCTTTCCACATGTGGGTGCCCGACGTCTATCAAGGCGCTCCGACCGCCGTGACGCTGATGATCTCGTCGGCACCAAAGCTTGCCGCGTTTGCCATGGCGATGCGGCTACTGGTGTATGGCCTGTTCGAACTGGCGGAACAGTGGCAATCGATGCTGATGTTCCTCGCCGTGCTGTCGATCATTCTGGGCAACTTCGCGGCGATCGCCCAGTCGAGCCTCAAGCGGATGCTGGCGTATTCTGGCATTTCGCACATGGGTTTCGTACTGCTGGGGCTGCTTTCCGGCGTGGTCGAGGGCGACCGTCATTTCGCGCTCAACGCCTACAGTTCGGCCATGTTTTACGCCGTGTCGTACGTGATCATGAGCCTTGCCTCGTTCGGAATGGTGATCCTGCTGTCGCGGGCGGGGTTCGAAGCCGAGAATATCGACGACTTCAAGGGCCTGAACAAACGTAGTTCCTGGTTCGCTGCAATGATGATGGTCGTCATGTTCTCGATGGCGGGCATCCCGTTCTTCATCGGATTCTTCGCGAAACTGGCCGTGCTTCAGGCAGTCGTCGCAGCGGGCTATGTGTGGCTCGCCGTGCTGGCCGTGATGATGTCAGTGATCGGCGCGTATTACTACCTGCGCGTCGTGAAGGTCATGTATTTCGATGAACCTGTCGATTCCGCGCCGATCCGAGCTCCGGCGGAAGTACGAGTGATGCTTTCGGCCAACGGTCTGGCGATCGCGGTACTCGGCCTGCTGCCCCAGGGACTGATGTCGGTCTGCGCCTATGCCTTGCTCGCCTCCCTCTGA
- a CDS encoding NADH-quinone oxidoreductase subunit J: protein MDFKTFVFYVLAVIMVFAGLRVITARNPVHAALFLVLSFFSAGGIWLLLAAEFLAVVLVMVYVGAVMVLFLFVVMMLDINLDRLRQGFWSYLPVGALIGVLLVVEMALVLGGRYFGLEAMPEPPAAQAGYSNTRELGRLLYTDYVYPFELASLLLLVAMIVAVTLTLRKRKGVRYLNPSEQISIKRGDRVELISMPAEKE, encoded by the coding sequence ATGGATTTCAAGACTTTCGTCTTTTACGTTCTTGCCGTGATCATGGTTTTCGCCGGGTTGAGAGTCATTACGGCTCGAAACCCGGTACACGCGGCCTTGTTCCTGGTGCTGTCGTTCTTCTCGGCAGGCGGGATCTGGCTGTTGCTGGCGGCGGAGTTTCTCGCGGTTGTCCTCGTGATGGTGTATGTGGGCGCAGTCATGGTGCTGTTCCTGTTCGTCGTCATGATGCTGGACATCAACCTCGATCGGCTGCGACAGGGATTCTGGAGCTATCTCCCGGTGGGCGCGCTGATCGGCGTGCTGCTGGTGGTCGAGATGGCGCTGGTGCTCGGTGGGCGGTACTTCGGACTGGAAGCAATGCCCGAGCCGCCGGCGGCTCAGGCGGGGTACAGCAACACGCGTGAGTTGGGGCGGCTGCTCTATACCGATTACGTGTATCCGTTCGAGCTCGCTTCGCTGTTGCTGCTCGTGGCGATGATCGTCGCGGTGACCCTGACGCTGCGCAAGCGCAAGGGCGTGCGTTATCTCAATCCGTCCGAACAGATTTCGATCAAGCGTGGCGATCGCGTCGAACTGATTTCGATGCCCGCCGAGAAAGAATAA
- a CDS encoding NUDIX domain-containing protein, translating into MPCSPPSERDPLEELELDSERVFDGALLEVSRDRVRLPDGAESMREYVRHPGAVVVLAVLPDDRLLFERQYRYPLRRAFIELPAGKIDAGEDLLSCARRELREETGYEADEWQYLGVMHPCIGYSNERIEIFLARGLTHVGNALDDGEFLEVLTLSVEEALEAAQDGRITDGKSIVALFRGFRALGLAVGPAGGG; encoded by the coding sequence ATGCCTTGCTCGCCTCCCTCTGAGCGGGATCCCCTCGAAGAACTCGAACTCGACTCCGAGCGGGTTTTCGACGGGGCGTTGCTGGAGGTCAGCCGCGATCGCGTCAGGCTCCCCGACGGCGCGGAATCGATGCGCGAATATGTGCGACATCCCGGCGCGGTGGTGGTGCTTGCGGTGCTTCCCGACGACAGGCTGCTGTTCGAGCGCCAGTATCGCTACCCCCTTCGGCGTGCCTTTATCGAGCTGCCGGCTGGAAAGATCGATGCCGGCGAAGACCTGCTGAGTTGTGCTCGGCGGGAGCTGCGGGAAGAGACCGGCTACGAGGCCGACGAATGGCAGTATCTGGGTGTGATGCACCCGTGCATCGGCTATTCGAACGAACGCATCGAGATTTTTCTCGCACGTGGCCTCACGCATGTCGGTAATGCCCTCGACGACGGTGAGTTTCTCGAGGTCCTGACCCTTTCCGTCGAGGAGGCGCTGGAAGCTGCGCAGGACGGACGCATCACGGACGGCAAGAGCATCGTTGCGCTGTTCCGTGGCTTCCGTGCGCTGGGCTTGGCGGTGGGGCCGGCTGGCGGCGGCTGA
- the nuoK gene encoding NADH-quinone oxidoreductase subunit NuoK: MMLSLSHYLVLGAILFAISVVGIFLNRKNLIVLLMAIELMLLAVNLNFIAFSHYLGDLAGQIFVFFILTVAAAESAIGLAILVVLFRNLRTIHVDDLDSLKG; this comes from the coding sequence TTGATGCTTTCGCTTTCCCACTATCTCGTTCTGGGCGCGATCCTGTTCGCGATCAGCGTGGTCGGGATTTTCCTCAACCGGAAGAACCTGATCGTCCTGCTGATGGCTATCGAGTTGATGTTGCTCGCGGTCAATCTGAACTTCATTGCCTTTTCGCATTATCTCGGCGATCTGGCAGGGCAGATCTTTGTTTTCTTCATTCTCACCGTGGCAGCAGCGGAATCGGCAATCGGTCTTGCGATTCTGGTGGTGTTGTTCCGCAATCTGCGGACGATCCATGTGGATGATCTCGACAGCCTCAAGGGTTAA
- the nuoI gene encoding NADH-quinone oxidoreductase subunit NuoI has protein sequence MGAKDYIGSLFLTELIKGLALTGRHLFARKITVQFPEEKTPASPRFRGLHALRRYPNGEERCIACKLCEAVCPALAITIESEQRDDGSRRTKRYDIDLTKCIFCGFCEEACPVDAVVETRVMEYHGEKRGDLYYTKQMLLAVGDRYEAQIAADREADAKYR, from the coding sequence ATGGGTGCGAAGGATTACATCGGTAGCCTGTTCCTCACGGAACTGATCAAGGGCCTGGCGCTGACCGGGCGCCACCTGTTTGCGCGCAAGATCACTGTGCAGTTCCCGGAGGAGAAGACGCCGGCGAGCCCGCGGTTTCGTGGACTGCATGCGCTGCGCCGCTATCCGAACGGAGAGGAGCGGTGCATTGCATGCAAGCTTTGTGAAGCGGTCTGCCCGGCGCTGGCGATCACGATCGAATCCGAGCAGCGGGACGATGGGTCGCGGCGCACCAAGCGCTATGACATAGACCTTACCAAGTGCATTTTTTGCGGTTTCTGCGAGGAAGCATGTCCGGTCGACGCGGTGGTTGAAACCCGAGTGATGGAATATCACGGTGAGAAACGCGGCGATCTCTACTACACGAAGCAGATGCTGCTTGCGGTGGGTGATCGTTATGAAGCACAGATTGCTGCCGATCGCGAAGCCGACGCCAAGTATCGCTAA
- a CDS encoding NADH-quinone oxidoreductase subunit M: MTGLPFLSLAIWVPILGGLLVLATGSDRNAPLARFLAMLVAIAGFLVTLPLYSQFDASTSAMQFVEILPWIPRFNINYHLGVDGISVLFILLNAFITIVVVIAGWQVIREKVAQYMAAFLIMSGLMNGIFSALDAILFYTFFEASLIPLYLVIGIWGGTNRVYAAIKFFLYTLLGSLLMLVALLYLFMEAGGSFNILDWHQLPLGMGPQTLIFWAFLIAFAVKVPMWPVHTWLPDAHVEAPTGGSVVLAAIALKLGAYGFLRFSLPIVPDAAQAMAPMMIALSLIAVIYIGFVAIVQTDMKKLVAYSSIAHMGFVTLGFFMFNTLGLEGALVQMVSHGFVSGAMFLCIGVLYDRMHTRNIADYGGVVKVMPKFAAFFMLFSMANAGLPGTSGFVGEFMVVLGAVQFNFWVAFGAAITLILGAAYTLWMYKRVMFGVVGNSHVAQLNDINGREFAFLGVLALCVLAMGLYPYPFTEVMHASVNELLRHVAVSKL; this comes from the coding sequence ATGACGGGTTTGCCATTCCTGAGCCTTGCGATCTGGGTACCGATCCTGGGGGGGTTGCTCGTGCTAGCGACCGGGTCGGATCGTAATGCGCCGCTGGCGCGATTCCTGGCCATGCTGGTCGCCATTGCCGGTTTCCTCGTGACGCTGCCGCTGTACTCGCAGTTCGACGCGAGTACCAGCGCGATGCAGTTCGTCGAGATCCTGCCGTGGATTCCGCGATTCAACATCAATTACCACCTCGGGGTCGACGGGATTTCGGTCCTGTTCATCCTGTTGAATGCGTTCATCACCATCGTGGTAGTTATTGCGGGATGGCAGGTGATCCGGGAGAAGGTGGCGCAGTACATGGCTGCGTTCCTGATCATGTCGGGCCTGATGAACGGCATCTTCTCGGCACTCGATGCCATACTGTTCTACACGTTCTTCGAGGCTTCGCTGATCCCGTTGTATCTGGTCATCGGCATCTGGGGCGGCACGAACCGGGTATACGCCGCAATCAAGTTCTTCCTCTATACGCTGCTCGGCTCGCTGTTGATGCTGGTTGCGTTGCTGTATCTGTTCATGGAAGCGGGTGGCAGTTTCAACATCCTCGACTGGCACCAGCTGCCGCTCGGGATGGGCCCGCAGACGCTGATTTTCTGGGCCTTCCTCATCGCGTTCGCGGTGAAGGTGCCGATGTGGCCTGTTCATACGTGGTTGCCCGATGCGCACGTCGAGGCGCCGACCGGAGGGTCGGTGGTGCTGGCGGCGATTGCCCTGAAGCTTGGCGCCTACGGTTTCCTGCGTTTCTCGCTGCCGATCGTCCCGGACGCGGCCCAGGCGATGGCGCCAATGATGATCGCGCTGTCACTGATTGCGGTGATCTATATCGGGTTCGTCGCCATCGTGCAGACAGACATGAAGAAGCTCGTCGCGTACTCGTCGATCGCACACATGGGTTTCGTCACGCTCGGGTTCTTCATGTTCAACACCCTCGGCCTCGAGGGGGCGCTCGTGCAGATGGTTTCGCACGGCTTCGTCTCGGGCGCGATGTTCCTTTGCATCGGCGTGCTTTACGACCGCATGCATACGCGCAACATCGCGGACTACGGCGGCGTGGTGAAGGTGATGCCCAAGTTCGCGGCATTTTTCATGCTGTTCTCGATGGCCAATGCCGGATTGCCGGGAACCAGCGGCTTCGTCGGCGAGTTCATGGTGGTTCTCGGCGCAGTCCAGTTCAATTTCTGGGTTGCGTTCGGGGCAGCGATCACGCTGATTCTCGGCGCCGCATACACCCTCTGGATGTACAAGCGCGTGATGTTCGGCGTGGTCGGCAACAGCCATGTGGCACAGCTGAATGACATCAACGGACGAGAGTTCGCGTTCCTCGGGGTTCTGGCCCTCTGCGTGCTGGCAATGGGCTTGTATCCGTACCCCTTCACCGAAGTCATGCACGCTTCGGTCAATGAACTCCTGCGGCACGTTGCCGTAAGCAAGCTCTAA